Proteins from one Saccharomyces eubayanus strain FM1318 chromosome XI, whole genome shotgun sequence genomic window:
- the MSN4 gene encoding stress-responsive transcriptional activator MSN4 produces the protein MLAFGPKNGLIPSEKDFPRHTISKKQEDPSMLTGSTGLMDPVLNTTNGSVSSSSNDTSANNSISSPEYTFGQFSMDSPHRTDVTNTPFLTTTTNTTANNSLMNLKDTAALPMNWKWKNSNNMQFLNGIENESGNDNGNKDGDDKVCLSIATPHALNEELKNLEQLEKVFSPMSSANNSNFKENIELSPHQHTTSPKAKTLEAEPSIYSNFFLDAKLPNNSNVSAESNDNYYSLDDANNNSSNNNNNNNNNSMQSILEDFVSSEEALKFMPDTGSDTRRYSEVVTSSFPSMTDSRNSISHSIEFWNLNHKNYNNRKSTQQIIPEDTTTERRDSTISPTTTANNPDPTFKLLDHNVSQVLNGYSMDFSKDAGVTKPKNTSFSSNRIYNNGNNKKNQRASLPLIHDIESFANDTVMTNPLSDSASFFSEENDDDVFAKVNYNSLDAAAMSTYDRDADPFNIIKSPTQDQQFIKPSMMLSDNASAAAKLATSGVDNLNTTPAFQRKSYDISMNPSFKLIPNNHIHHAAHHQQQSTKQASVSPNLRRRKSSSITLSPTISHNNNNGKIPVQPRKRKSIATIDQNNYDKNKPFNCKDCEKAFRRSEHLKRHIRSVHSAERPFACMFCEKKFSRSDNLSQHLKTHKKHGDF, from the coding sequence aTGCTAGCTTTTGGTCCTAAAAACGGTCTTATTCCATCGGAGAAAGATTTTCCTCGTCACACTATTAgcaagaaacaagaagatcCGTCCATGTTAACCGGGTCGACTGGGTTGATGGATCCAGTATTGAACACGACCAATGGctctgtttcttcttcctctaatGACACTTCTGCTAACAATAGTATATCCTCTCCAGAATACACATTCGGCCAGTTCTCGATGGATTCTCCTCATAGAACAGATGTCACTAATACCCCATTCCTAACAACAACTACTAATACTACCGCTAATAATAGTTTGATGAATCTAAAGGATACTGCCGCTTTGCCCATGAattggaaatggaaaaactCTAATAACATGCAATTCTTGAATggaattgaaaacgaaagcGGTAATGACAACGGTAATAAAGATGGCGATGATAAGGTGTGTCTTTCGATAGCTACCCCGCATGCTCTCaatgaagaattgaagaatttggaACAGCTGGAGAAGGTGTTCTCGCCGATGAGCTCAGCGAATAATagcaatttcaaagaaaacattgaGCTATCTCCACACCAACATACGACATCTCCCAAGGCTAAAACCCTTGAGGCAGAACCTTCTATATattccaattttttcttagaTGCTAAGTTGCCGAACAACTCCAACGTTTCAGCAGAATCGAATGACAACTACTATAGCTTGGATGACGCAAataacaacagcagcaataataataataataataataataacagcATGCAGTCGATTTTGGAAGACTTTGTATCTTCAGAAGAGGCGTTAAAGTTCATGCCTGACACTGGTTCCGACACAAGGCGATACAGCGAGGTGGTCACTTCTTCGTTTCCTTCCATGACGGATTCCAGAAATTCCATTTCTCATTCAATAGAATTTTGGAATTTAAACCATAAAAATTACAATAACAGGAAATCCACTCAACAAATCATTCCTGAGGACACTACTACGGAAAGACGTGACTCGACCATTTCACCAACTACGACGGCAAACAATCCCGATCCGACCTTCAAACTGCTAGATCATAACGTTTCTCAAGTTCTCAATGGTTATAGCATGGATTTTTCTAAAGACGCTGGCGTTACAAAGCCAAAAAACACATCCTTCTCTTCAAACCGTATCTATAATAACGGtaacaataagaaaaaccaaCGGGCTTCTTTGCCCTTGATTCATGACATCGAATCCTTTGCAAATGATACAGTAATGACCAACCCTCTTTCTGACTCAGCTTCATTCTTCTCAGAggaaaatgatgatgatgtgTTTGCCAAAGTAAACTATAACAGTTTAGATGCCGCTGCAATGTCGACCTACGATCGTGACGCAGATCCTTTTAACATTATTAAGTCTCCTACTCAAGATCAGCAATTTATCAAACCTTCGATGATGCTGTCCGACAACGCCTCAGCTGCTGCTAAATTGGCAACCTCTGGTGTAGATAATCTCAACACTACACCagctttccaaagaaaaagctaTGACATTTCGATGAATCCCTCGTTCAAACTAATTCCTAATAATCATATTCATCATGCTGCTCATCATCAACAGCAATCTACGAAACAAGCGTCTGTAAGCCCAAACctaagaagaagaaagtcGTCGAGCATCACTTTAAGTCCAACTATCTCtcacaataacaacaatggTAAGATTCCAGTTCAACCACGTAAAAGGAAATCCATTGCTACTATTGACCAAAACAACTACGATAAAAACAAGCCCTTTAACTGCAAAGACTGTGAGAAGGCATTTAGACGCAGCGAACACTTGAAAAGGCATATCAGATCCGTTCATTCGGCTGAACGTCCTTTTGCTTGCATGTTCTGTGAGAAAAAATTCAGTAGAAGTGACAACTTATCACAACACTTAAAAACTCACAAGAAGCACGGCGATTTTTAG
- the BLI1 gene encoding Bli1p, with the protein MGEQNNLYYDVEKLVNCLQEDFDLDCAQGVSLFTSKSRRNEAWLEELDNKFKVKDNVELDDVENLKAEIDAKLDTLEVKVDYYEKLFKELEEFQNEMKIKTVVNKRRQSQVPK; encoded by the coding sequence ATGGGtgaacaaaacaacttATACTATGACGTCGAGAAACTGGTGAATTGTTTGCAAGAGGATTTCGATTTAGATTGCGCTCAAGGTGTATCTCTCTTCACTAGTAAATCTAGAAGAAATGAAGCTTGGCTTGAAGAATTGGACAACAAGTTCAAAGTAAAGGATAACGTTGAGCTCGATGATgtggaaaatttaaaagCTGAAATTGACGCAAAATTGGACACACTGGAAGTTAAGGTAGACTATtatgaaaaacttttcaaagagttggaagagtttcaaaatgaaatgaaaatcaaaactgTTGTTAATAAGAGAAGACAATCGCAGGTTCCGAAATAG
- the FBA1 gene encoding fructose-bisphosphate aldolase FBA1 yields the protein MGVEQILKRKTGVIVGEDVYNLFTYAKQHKFAIPAINVTSSSTAVAALEAARDAKSPIILQTSNGGAAYFAGKGVSNEGQNASIKGSIAAAHYIRSIAPAYGIPVVLHSDHCAKKLLPWFDGMLEADEAYFKLHGEPLFSSHMLDLSEESDEENIGTCVKYFKKMAAMGQWLEMEIGITGGEEDGVNNENADKEDLYTKPEQVYNVYKALQPISPNFSIAAAFGNCHGLYAGDIALRPEILADHQKYTKEQTGSKDDKPLFLVFHGGSGSTVQEFHTGIDNGVVKVNLDTDCQYAYLIGIRDYVLNKKDYIMSPVGNPEGPEKPNKKYFDPRVWVREGEKTMSAKISKSLETFRTVNTL from the coding sequence ATGGGTGTTGAacaaattttaaagagaAAGACCGGTGTCATCGTTGGTGAAGATGTCTACAACTTATTCACTTACGCTAAGCAACACAAGTTCGCTATTCCAGCTATTAACGttacctcttcttctactgCCGTCGCTGCTTTAGAAGCTGCTAGAGACGCTAAGTCCCCAATCATTTTGCAAACCTCTAACGGTGGTGCCGCTTACTTCGCTGGTAAGGGTGTCTCTAACGAAGGTCAAAATGCCTCCATCAAGGGTTCTATTGCTGCTGCCCACTACATCAGATCCATTGCTCCAGCTTACGGTATCCCAGTTGTCTTACACTCTGACCATTGTGCTAAGAAATTGTTGCCATGGTTCGATGGTATGTTAGAAGCCGATGAAGCTTACTTCAAGTTGCACGGTGAACCATTGTTCTCTTCCCACATGTTGGATTTGTCTGAAGAAtccgatgaagaaaacattgGTACTTGTGTCAAGTACTTCAAGAAGATGGCCGCTATGGGTCAATGGTTAGAAATGGAAATCGGTATCACCGgtggtgaagaagatggtGTCAACAACGAAAATGCTGACAAGGAAGACTTATACACCAAGCCAGAACAAGTTTACAACGTCTACAAGGCTTTGCAACCAATCTCTCCAAACTTCTCCATTGCTGCTGCTTTCGGTAACTGTCACGGTTTGTACGCTGGTGACATCGCTTTGAGACCAGAAATCTTAGCTGACCACCAAAAGTACACCAAGGAACAAACTGGTTCCAAGGACGACAAGCCATTATTCTTGGTCTTCCACGGTGGTTCCGGTTCTACCGTCCAAGAATTCCACACTGGTATTGACAACGGTGTTGTCAAGGTCAACTTGGACACTGACTGTCAATACGCTTACTTGATCGGTATCAGAGACTACGTCTTGAACAAGAAGGACTACATAATGTCCCCAGTCGGTAACCCAGAAGGCCCAGAAAAGCCAAACAAGAAGTACTTCGACCCAAGAGTCTGGGTTAGAGAAGGTGAAAAGACCATGTCCGCTAAGATCTCCAAGTCTTTGGAAACTTTCCGTACCGTCAACACTTTATAA
- the MPE1 gene encoding cleavage polyadenylation factor subunit MPE1, whose translation MSSTIFYRFKSQKNTSRILFDGTGLTVFDLKREIIQENKLGDGTDFQLKVYNPDTEEDYDDDAYVIPRSTSVIVKRSPAIKSFSIHSRLKGNVGAAALGNATRYVTGRPRVLQRKQHAATTTANVSGVTEEERIASMFATQENQWEQTQEEMSAATPVFFKSQGNKNSAQENEGPPPPGYMCYRCGGRDHWIKNCPTNSDPNFEGKRIRRTTGIPKKFLKSIEIDPETMTPEEMAQRKIMITDEGKFVVQVEDKQSWEDYQRKRENRQIDGDETIWRKGHFNDLPADLKCPLTGGLLRQPVKTSKCCNKDFSKVALEDALVDSDFVCPNCETSDILLDSLVPDEDKQKEVEAFLKKQEDLGGKSKDGKQPETKKMKLLDTTSTAALNTPTPMNNGGTPVPPVPLPFGMPPFPMFPMPFMSSAPTAPNPRQTEASPKK comes from the coding sequence ATGAGTAGTACCATCTTTTATCGTTTTAAAtctcaaaaaaacacatcGAGGATTTTGTTTGATGGTACAGGGCTTACAGTGTTTGATTTGAAGAGAGAAATTATCCAAGAGAACAAACTAGGCGATGGAACAGATTTCCAGCTGAAAGTATACAATCCGGATACAGAAGAGGATTACGACGACGATGCATATGTTATACCCAGATCTACCAGTGTGATAGTGAAAAGGTCTCCGGCGATAAAATCATTTTCTATACATAGCCGACTTAAAGGGAACGTGGGAGCAGCAGCCCTGGGGAATGCGACGAGATACGTTACTGGTAGACCGAGAGTGTTACAGAGGAAACAGCATGCTGCCACAACCACTGCTAATGTAAGTGGTGtcacagaagaagaaagaatagCTAGTATGTTTGCCACGCAGGAAAACCAATGGGAGCAAACACAAGAAGAAATGTCTGCAGCTACccctgttttttttaagtcACAAGGGAACAAGAATTCAGCACAAGAGAATGAAGGCCCGCCGCCGCCGGGCTACATGTGTTATCGTTGTGGTGGTAGAGACCATTGGATCAAGAATTGTCCTACGAATAGCGATCCAAATTTTGAGGGTAAAAGGATCAGGAGAACCACGGGTATCCcaaaaaagtttttaaaatcCATTGAGATAGACCCTGAGACGATGACGCCCGAGGAGATGGCTCAGCGGAAGATCATGATAACAGACGAGGGGAAATTCGTGGTTCAAGTCGAAGACAAACAGTCCTGGGAAGACtaccaaaggaaaagagaaaacagGCAAATTGACGGCGACGAAACGATATGGAGGAAAGGGCATTTCAACGATCTACCCGCCGATTTGAAGTGTCCCTTGACGGGAGGCCTTCTAAGGCAACCCGTAAAGACAAGCAAATGCTGCAACAAAGACTTTTCCAAAGTGGCGCTGGAAGACGCACTGGTGGACAGCGACTTTGTTTGCCCCAACTGCGAAACCAGCGATATTCTTCTGGATTCGTTAGTGCCCGACGAGGATAAGCAAAAGGAAGTGGAAgcgtttttgaaaaagcaagaagaTCTGGGCGGCAAATCCAAAGATGGCAAGCAGCCtgaaaccaagaaaatgaaactgTTGGACACTACCAGCACTGCCGCCTTGAATACTCCCACTCCTATGAATAACGGTGGCACACCCGTCCCCCCAGTACCTCTGCCCTTTGGCATGCCGCCTTTTCCCATGTTTCCAATGCCCTTCATGTCTTCGGCACCGACGGCTCCAAATCCTCGCCAAACAGAGGCAAGCCCCAAGAAATGA
- the TOA2 gene encoding transcription initiation factor IIA subunit gamma yields MAVPGYYELYRRSTIGNSLVDALDTLISDGRIEASLAMRVLETFDKVVAETLKDNTQSKLTVKGNLDTYGFCDDVWTFIVKNCQVTVEDSNHDASQNGSGDSQSVISVDKLRIVACNSKKSE; encoded by the coding sequence ATGGCAGTACCTGGGTATTACGAACTATATCGTAGAAGTACTATAGGGAATAGTTTGGTGGATGCTCTAGATACTCTAATTAGTGATGGGAGGATAGAAGCTTCATTGGCTATGCGTGTACTAGAGACGTTTGACAAGGTTGTGGCAGAAACATTGAAGGATAACACCCAATCCAAGCTGACGGTAAAGGGTAATCTTGACACATATGGGTTTTGTGATGATGTTTGGACTTTCattgtgaaaaattgtCAGGTTACTGTTGAGGACAGTAATCATGATGCTTCCCAGAACGGGTCTGGAGACAGCCAGAGTGTTATTTCCGTCGACAAGTTGAGGATCGTCGCATGCAACTCAAAGAAGAGCGAATAG
- the NUP120 gene encoding Nup120p, protein MACLSRIDANLLQYYEKSKPNNTVDLYINNNGNNKRFKTGESVITTPVSQHHGSEYSNCILLSNSEYICYHLSSKSTLLTFYSLSDAYNGKTINVHLPNASMNQRHTLTIREVNQCLLANLILKDGSFLTLQLPLSFIFSSDDTLDKEWFHIQNPYDFTVRIPHFLYFVAPEFSVVFLEDGGLLGLKKIDNLNYEPLLFNDNSYLKSLTRFFSKNSSSDFDGVISCKLFHEKYLIVLTQNCHLKIWDLASFALIQDYDIISQPGLNTSHFRKVEVVGQYLSLYNNTLVTSLPLENGLFQMGTLLVDSNGILTYTFQNNIPTNLSASAIWSIVDLVLTRPLELNVESSYLNLIVLWKSGTTSKLQILNIKDESYRNYEWIESVNKSLVDLQSEHDLDIVTKTGDIERGLCNLKSRYGAQIFEHAQQILSENKIVMAHNEDEEYLANLETILRDVKTAFNEASSITLYGDEIILVNCFQPYNHSLYKLNTTVENWFYNMHSDTQESELFKYLKTLNGFASTLSSDVLRSISRKFLDIITGELPNSLTTSEKFTDIFKSCLENQFEITNLKILFDQLNSFDILGVLNDLINNQMKPGVFAKKDFISSIKFDAFTSIISTETIHQLISIHYRITLQVLLTFILLDFDGNIFEQQLSTLLDLHYKQSLFLHLYRQDKFLLTKVLLKNSSEYSYGVKFFNYGQLISYIDSLNYDVYNASITENSFFLAFFKSYIVDNSSHKNTSFFLENVERPFYLRNNAVREFMFAMTLFSCGKFDQSYEIFQLHDYPEAINDLLPTFLEDLKSEIYHGGSIWKDLLGTFASPYRHSAFYYQLSLLFDSNNSQEFALKCISKSAEYSLKEIQVEEPQEFKERQHIHYLNLLIHFRMFEEVLDILRLGHEYLTDTIRTNFFRLLLMKDAYSHDFFSTLLRLCDSHANDEGLYLRTVDIKIVDNILSENLRSSDWKCFKKIYCFRMLNKSERSAAEVLYKYVSMQSDINVIEKKKCYLMIINVLSTFDSSYDQWILDGSRVITLTDIKDELSNL, encoded by the coding sequence ATGGCATGCCTCTCGAGAATTGATGCAAATTTGCTTCAGTATTACGAAAAATCTAAACCTAATAATACCGTTGATTTATACATCAACAATAACGGCAATAATAAGAGATTCAAAACTGGAGAGAGCGTAATTACAACTCCAGTTTCTCAACACCATGGTAGCGAATATTCGAATTGTATCCTTTTGAGTAACTCCGAATATATCTGTTACCACCTTTCCTCAAAATCAACACTATTAACATTTTATTCTTTAAGTGATGCATATAATGGCAAGACGATAAATGTTCACTTACCAAATGCTTCTATGAATCAAAGACATACCTTAACGATACGAGAGGTAAACCAATGTTTGCTGGCtaatttgattttgaaagacgGTTCGTTCTTAACTTTGCAACTACCCCTAAGTTTTATCTTTTCATCAGATGACACTCTCGACAAAGAGTGGTTTCACATTCAGAACCCATATGATTTCACAGTCAGGATTCCTCATTTCCTGTATTTTGTAGCACCCGAGTTCTCTGTCgtatttttggaagatggTGGTTTGTTGGGtctaaagaaaattgataaCTTAAATTACGAGCCCTTACTATTCAATGATAATtcttatttgaaaagtttaacaagatttttttccaaaaattccaGTTCAGATTTTGATGGTGTGATCAGTTGCAAGCTATTCCATGAGAAATATTTAATCGTTTTGACTCAAAATTGCCATTTAAAAATTTGGGACTTAGCTTCATTTGCCCTAATACAAGATTATGATATAATTTCTCAACCAGGTTTAAATACAAGTCATTTCAGAAAAGTGGAAGTGGTAGGACAGTACCTTTCCTTATATAACAATACTCTGGTTACATCGTTGCCTTTAGAAAATGGGCTTTTCCAAATGGGTACTTTGTTAGTCGATTCAAACGGTATTTTGACTTacacttttcaaaataatattccTACTAATCTTTCCGCATCTGCCATTTGGTCAATTGTGGATTTAGTGTTAACGAGACCATTGGAGTTGAACGTTGAGTCTAGTTATCTAAATTTGATTGTTTTGTGGAAAAGTGGTACTACCAGCAAATTACAGATACTGAACATAAAGGATGAAAGTTATAGAAACTACGAATGGATAGAATCGGTAAATAAATCTTTAGTAGATTTACAGTCTGAACATGACTTAGATATCGTAACAAAAACTGGAGATATCGAAAGAGGTTTATGTAACTTGAAATCAAGATACGGTGCCCAAATATTTGAACATGCACAACAAATTTTGAGTGAAAACAAGATCGTTATGGCTCAtaacgaagacgaagaataTTTGGCAAACCTGGAAACGATATTAAGAGATGTGAAAACTGCTTTTAATGAAGCTTCTTCGATAACTCTTTACGGTGATGAAATTATCCTTGTTAATTGTTTTCAACCATACAACCATTCTCTCTACAAACTTAATACTACAGTGGAGAATTGGTTTTACAATATGCATTCCGATACTCAAGAGTCTGAGCTATTCAAGTATCTAAAGACATTAAACGGGTTCGCTTCTACATTGTCTAGCGATGTGCTCAGGTCGATTTCTAGAAAGTTTCTGGACATAATAACCGGAGAGCTACCGAATTCTCTGACTacttctgaaaaattcacagatattttcaaaagttgCTTAGAAAACCAATTTGAAATCACAAATCTAAAGATCCTTTTTGATCAATTAAACTCATTCGATATCTTAGGTGTCTTGAATGATTTAATTAATAACCAAATGAAGCCTGGCGTATTTGCTAAGAAGGATTTTATCTCTTCAATCAAGTTCGATGCTTTTACAAGTATAATTTCCACAGAAACTATTCACCAATTAATCTCCATACATTATCGTATTACTTTACAAGTATTATTGACGTTTATCCTGTTAGACTTTGATGGTaacatttttgaacaacAATTGTCCACTTTATTGGATTTGCATTATAAGCAATCTTTATTCTTACACCTCTATAGACAAGATAAGTTTCTATTAACGAAGGTTCTTCTCAAGAACTCATCTGAATATTCTTATGGTgtcaaattcttcaactACGGACAGCTCATTTCCTATATTGACTCGTTAAACTACGATGTCTACAACGCTTCAATCACGGAGAACTCATTCTTTTTagcatttttcaaatcgtATATCGTTGATAACTCCTCGCATAAGAATACaagtttcttcttggagAATGTTGAGCGTCCCTTCTATTTACGTAATAATGCGGTACGGGAGTTTATGTTTGCCATGACGTTATTCAGTTGCGGTAAATTCGATCAATCATACGAAATATTTCAATTACACGATTATCCAGAAGCCATTAACGACTTATTGCCGACATTTCTAGAAGATCTTAAAAGTGAAATTTACCATGGCGGCAGTATATGGAAAGACCTTTTGGGTACTTTCGCATCACCATATAGACATTCTGCTTTCTACTATCAATTATCTCTTCTATTCGATAGCAATAACAGTCAGGAGTTTGCCTTGAAATGTATATCGAAATCAGCAGAATATTCACTGAAAGAAATTCAAGTTGAAGAACCtcaagaattcaaagagagGCAGCATATCCACTATTTAAATCTTTTAATCCATTTCAGAatgtttgaagaagttttgGACATTCTGAGATTAGGTCATGAATACCTCACTGATACGATAAGAACTAACTTTTTCCGTTTACTACTGATGAAAGATGCATATTCtcatgattttttcagtacGCTCTTACGCTTATGCGATTCTCATGCAAATGATGAAGGACTTTACCTTCGTACTGTGGATATCAAAATAGTGGATAACATTTTATCCGAAAACTTAAGAAGCAGCGATTGGAAATGCTTCAAGAAGATCTACTGCTTTAGAATGTTGAACAAGAGCGAGAGGTCGGCTGCAGAAGTGCTGTACAAGTATGTTTCAATGCAATCTGACATCAAtgttattgaaaagaagaagtgtTATTTAATGATTATTAACGTATTATCTACCTTTGACAGCTCATATGACCAATGGATCTTGGACGGTAGCAGAGTGATAACATTAACCGATATAAAAGACGAATTGAGCAATCTCTAG
- the TMA19 gene encoding Tma19p: MIIYKDIFSNDELLSDAYDAKLVDDVIYEADCAMVNVGNDNIDIGANPSADGGEDDVEEGAEMVNNVVHSFRLQQTAFDKKSFLTYIKGYMKAVKAKLQESNPDEISKFEKGAQTYVKKVIGSFKDWEFFTGESMDPDAMIVMLNYREDGTTPFVAIWKHGIVEEKI; the protein is encoded by the coding sequence ATGATTATTTACAAGGATATCTTCTCTAACGACGAATTGTTGTCTGATGCTTACGACGCTAAGTTGGTAGATGACGTTATCTACGAAGCTGACTGTGCTATGGTCAATGTCGGTAATGATAACATCGATATCGGTGCTAACCCATCTGCTGACGGTGGTGAAGAcgatgttgaagaaggtgCTGAAATGGTCAACAACGTTGTCCACTCTTTCCGTTTACAACAAACCGCCTTCGATAAGAAGTCCTTCTTGACCTACATTAAGGGTTACATGAAGGCTGTTAAGGCTAAGTTGCAAGAATCTAACCCAGACGAAATTTCCAAGTTCGAAAAAGGTGCTCAAACCTACGTCAAGAAGGTTATTGGTTCTTTCAAGGACTGGGAATTCTTCACTGGTGAATCCATGGACCCAGATGCCATGATCGTCATGTTGAACTACCGTGAAGATGGTACTACTCCATTTGTTGCCATCTGGAAGCACGGTATCgtagaagaaaagatctAA
- the OAR1 gene encoding 3-oxoacyl-[acyl-carrier-protein] reductase (NADPH), whose product MHHFPVAMVTGATRGIGKAISQKLSQEGLSCIVLGSTIESIKHIKIGKDHLQLQSPHQRHCAIAIDFKEWPQWVASEPYNGIEYVKDKPPLEQKYSTMFEPCDNWSGYGYHYYVNLLINCAGLTQESLSIRTTSSQIQDIMNVNFMSSVTMTNLCVKNMMRSQRKWPEIFTKSAPPTIINISSILQSGKMNIPGTSVYSASKAALSRYTEVLAKEMEPRNIRCHTISPGLAKGTDMIRNLTVASKEALTSAIGPKSMTTPVEVAHQVWSLYNFGTFNK is encoded by the coding sequence ATGCACCATTTTCCAGTCGCAATGGTAACTGGGGCCACCAGGGGCATAGGAAAAGCAATATCTCAAAAATTATCTCAAGAGGGTCTAAGTTGCATTGTACTGGGGTCTACGATCGAAAGTATAAAACACAtcaaaattggaaaagatcATTTACAGTTGCAGTCACCCCACCAGCGGCACTGTGCAATCGCAATTGATTTCAAGGAATGGCCTCAATGGGTTGCCAGTGAACCTTATAATGGAATCGAATATGTTAAAGATAAACCGCCCTTGGAACAGAAATATTCCACCATGTTTGAACCATGCGACAACTGGTCAGGTTATGGGTATCATTATTACGTGAACCTACTGATCAATTGCGCTGGCCTAACTCAAGAATCATTAAGTATAAGGACGACTTCTTCCCAAATTCAAGATATAATGAATGTTAATTTTATGAGTTCTGTAACAATGACGAACCTGTGTGTTAAGAACATGATGAGGTCTCAAAGGAAGTGGCCAGAAATTTTTACCAAATCCGCTCCACCCACCATCATAAACATTTCATCGATCTTACAGTCCGGGAAAATGAATATTCCAGGTACATCTGTTTATTCCGCCTCTAAAGCCGCATTGTCCCGATACACAGAGGTCTTAGCCAAGGAAATGGAACCAAGGAATATCCGCTGCCACACGATATCTCCAGGTTTGGCAAAGGGTACAGATATGATCCGAAATCTAACGGTGGCATCCAAAGAGGCCCTAACGAGTGCTATTGGCCCAAAAAGTATGACTACGCCTGTTGAGGTAGCACACCAAGTGTGGTCCCTATACAATTTTGGTACCTTTAACAAGTAA